The following proteins are co-located in the Anas platyrhynchos isolate ZD024472 breed Pekin duck chromosome 1, IASCAAS_PekinDuck_T2T, whole genome shotgun sequence genome:
- the COPS7A gene encoding COP9 signalosome complex subunit 7a, translating into MAAEGKVTGQSQEQFLLLAKAARGAALASLIHQVLEAPGIYVFGELLDMPAVRELADSEFSPVFRLLTIFAYGTYADYLAEAANLPPLTEAQKNKLRHLSVVTLAAKIKCIPYSVLLEQLQLKNVRQLEDLVIEAVYADVLRGSLDQRNQRLEVDYSIGRDIRREELSTITRTLQEWCQGCEVVLSGIEEQVSRANQHKEQQLALKQQIESEVANLKKTIKVTTAAAAAATSQDPEQHLTELREPAPGTNQRQASKKTSKAKGLRGSAKIWSKSN; encoded by the exons ATGGCGGCCGAGGGGAAGGTGAcggggcagagccaggagcagtTCCTGCTGCTCGCCAAGGCCGCCCGCGGCGCCGCCCTGGCCAGCCTGATCCACCAGGTGCTGGAGGCGCCGGGTATCTACGTTTTTGGGGAGCTGCTGGACATGCCGGCCGTGCGGGAG CTGGCCGACAGCGAGTTCTCGCCCGTCTTTCGCCTCCTGACCATCTTCGCCTACGGCACCTACGCCGATTACCTGG CTGAAGCAGCAAACCTCCCTCCCCTGACAGAGGCCCAGAAGAATAAACTGAGGCACCTGTCAGTCGTCACCCTGGCTGCCAAGATCAAG TGCATCCCCTACtcggtgctgctggagcagctgcagctgaagaACGTGCGGCAGCTGGAGGACCTTGTGATTGAGGCCGTGTACGCAGATGTGCTGCGAGGGAGCTTGGATCAGCGGAACCAGCGCCTGGAGGTGGATTACAGCATTGGGAGGGACATCCGGAGGGAGGAGCTAAGCACCATCACCCGCACATTGCAGGAGTG GTGCCAGGGCTGTGAAGTTGTCTTGTCTGGCATCGAAGAACAGGTTAGCCGAGCCAACCAACACAAAGAGCAACAGCTGGCACTCAAGCAGCAGATAGAGAGCGAG GTAGCAAATCTGAAGAAGACAATTAAAGTGACAACAGCAGCTGCCGCAGCAGCTACGTCCCAAGACCCGGAACAGCACCTAACAGAGCTCAGGGAGCCAGCCCCTGGCACCAACCAGCGCCAGGCCAGCAAGAAAACTTCCAAAGCCAAAGG GCTCCGGGGCAGCGCGAAGATTTGGTCTAAGTCAAACTAG